A single window of Sphingobacterium sp. ML3W DNA harbors:
- the dnaK gene encoding molecular chaperone DnaK: MSKIIGIDLGTTNSCVAVMEGNEPVVIANNEGKRTTPSIVAFVEGGERKVGDPAKRQAITNPTKTIYSIKRFMGLSYDESVNEAQHVPYNIVKGDNNTPRVEIDDRKYTPQEISAMILQKMKKTAEDFLGQEVTEAVITVPAYFNDAQRQATKEAGEIAGLTVKRIINEPTAAALAYGLDKAHKDMKIAVFDCGGGTHDVSVLELGDGVFEVKSTDGDTHLGGDDFDNVIINWLNDEFKNENNGFDLKKDPMALQRLKEAAEKAKIELSSTTSTEINLPYITADATGPKHLVRPLSRAKFESLAADLIKRTIDPCRSALKNAGFSTADIDEVILVGGSTRIPAIVDAVKAFFGKEPSKGVNPDEVVALGAAIQGGVLTGEVKDVLLLDVTPLSLGIETMGGVMTKLIEANTTIPTKKSETFSTASDNQPSVEIHCLQGERPMAAQNRTIGRFHLNDIPSAPRGVPQIEVTFDIDANGIIKVSAKDKATGKEQNIRIEASSGLSDEEIKKMKEEAEANAEADQKMKEEADKINAADALVFTTEKQLKEYGDKISADKKAPIEAGLVKLKAAYEARNFADIDTASAELNNAWNAASEEMYAASQGGSQPQGDAGQQPNNGGNQGGDDVTDVEYEEVK, encoded by the coding sequence ATGTCTAAAATAATAGGAATCGACTTAGGTACGACCAATTCATGTGTTGCTGTAATGGAAGGTAACGAGCCGGTAGTTATTGCTAACAATGAGGGTAAACGTACAACCCCTTCTATCGTTGCTTTTGTTGAAGGTGGAGAACGTAAGGTGGGTGATCCAGCGAAGCGTCAAGCTATCACAAACCCAACTAAAACTATTTATTCTATTAAACGCTTCATGGGTTTATCATATGATGAGTCTGTGAATGAAGCGCAACATGTACCTTATAATATAGTAAAGGGCGACAACAATACACCACGTGTAGAAATTGACGACCGTAAATATACTCCTCAAGAAATTTCAGCAATGATTCTTCAAAAAATGAAGAAAACAGCAGAGGATTTTTTAGGTCAAGAAGTAACGGAAGCTGTTATTACAGTTCCTGCATACTTTAATGATGCACAACGTCAAGCAACTAAAGAAGCTGGTGAAATCGCTGGTTTAACAGTTAAGCGTATCATCAATGAGCCAACAGCTGCAGCGTTAGCTTACGGTTTGGATAAAGCACACAAAGACATGAAAATTGCTGTTTTTGACTGTGGTGGTGGTACTCATGACGTTTCTGTATTAGAATTGGGTGATGGTGTATTTGAAGTAAAATCTACTGACGGTGATACTCACTTAGGTGGTGATGACTTTGATAACGTAATCATCAACTGGTTGAATGATGAGTTTAAAAATGAAAACAATGGCTTTGACTTGAAAAAAGATCCAATGGCATTGCAACGTTTGAAAGAAGCTGCTGAGAAAGCTAAAATTGAGTTATCAAGCACAACTTCTACTGAGATCAACTTACCATACATCACTGCTGATGCTACTGGCCCTAAACACTTAGTACGTCCATTATCTCGTGCTAAATTTGAGAGCTTAGCTGCTGATTTAATCAAACGTACAATTGACCCTTGTCGTTCGGCATTGAAAAATGCTGGATTCAGTACTGCTGATATTGACGAAGTTATTTTAGTAGGTGGTTCAACTCGTATCCCTGCAATCGTTGATGCTGTAAAAGCATTCTTCGGAAAAGAGCCTTCAAAAGGTGTTAACCCTGATGAAGTTGTAGCATTAGGTGCTGCTATCCAAGGTGGTGTATTAACTGGTGAAGTGAAAGACGTATTATTATTAGACGTTACTCCTTTATCATTAGGTATCGAAACAATGGGTGGTGTGATGACTAAATTAATTGAAGCAAATACAACTATTCCTACTAAAAAGTCGGAAACGTTCTCAACTGCTTCAGATAATCAACCATCAGTAGAAATCCACTGTTTACAAGGAGAGCGTCCAATGGCTGCTCAAAACCGCACAATTGGTCGTTTCCATTTAAATGATATCCCTTCTGCTCCTCGTGGTGTTCCTCAAATTGAAGTAACATTTGACATCGATGCAAATGGTATCATTAAAGTTTCTGCTAAAGATAAAGCAACTGGTAAAGAGCAAAATATTCGTATTGAAGCTTCATCTGGTTTATCTGACGAAGAAATCAAAAAAATGAAAGAAGAAGCGGAAGCAAATGCTGAAGCAGATCAAAAAATGAAAGAAGAAGCTGACAAAATCAATGCTGCTGATGCTTTAGTATTCACAACTGAAAAACAATTGAAAGAATACGGAGACAAAATCTCTGCAGATAAGAAAGCTCCAATCGAAGCTGGCTTAGTAAAATTGAAAGCTGCTTACGAAGCTAGAAACTTTGCAGATATCGATACTGCTTCTGCAGAATTGAACAATGCTTGGAATGCTGCTTCTGAAGAAATGTACGCTGCTTCTCAAGGTGGTTCACAACCACAAGGTGACGCTGGTCAACAACCAAACAATGGTGGAAACCAAGGTGGTGATGACGTAACTGACGTAGAATACGAAGAAGTTAAATAA
- a CDS encoding thioredoxin family protein, with the protein MNFKTYLSYFQAVLENPTQYEGYQDEEILMYTKLNWSRMNRWLKKFEPNPETITVISTIATKQHWILITEPWCGDAAHAVPMIYQMVKNNPFIELDIQLRDSEPFTIDGYMTNGGKSIPKLIIRNEQEEDIAVWGPRPQGCTDLFINMKEKGAEFNDIKEEIQKWYNQDKGIAIQQELVIALTK; encoded by the coding sequence ATGAATTTCAAAACATATTTATCCTATTTTCAAGCCGTTTTAGAAAACCCTACTCAATATGAAGGTTATCAAGATGAGGAAATTTTGATGTATACCAAATTGAATTGGTCAAGAATGAATCGTTGGCTGAAAAAGTTTGAACCTAATCCTGAAACAATCACTGTTATATCCACGATAGCAACAAAGCAACATTGGATATTGATAACAGAACCTTGGTGTGGTGATGCGGCTCATGCTGTACCCATGATCTACCAAATGGTGAAAAACAATCCTTTTATTGAATTGGATATTCAATTGCGTGATTCCGAGCCCTTTACAATTGATGGGTATATGACAAATGGAGGGAAATCCATTCCGAAGTTAATCATCCGTAATGAGCAAGAAGAAGATATAGCAGTCTGGGGTCCCCGCCCACAAGGGTGTACAGATTTGTTTATCAATATGAAAGAAAAGGGAGCCGAATTCAACGATATAAAAGAAGAAATTCAGAAATGGTATAACCAGGATAAGGGAATTGCTATACAACAGGAGTTGGTTATTGCCTTAACCAAGTAG